One Fulvia fulva chromosome 12, complete sequence genomic region harbors:
- a CDS encoding Cruciform cutting endonuclease 1, mitochondrial, translating into MAILRQPSLKGWQLRYWAYLTGLPTTGTKAELQSSLTATVPQQRQGNTPRRLVSLDMGIRNLAYCVIEPRMPKEKPNQISLVVHSWKRMDLLETAADNFTEDIAVETSQERSIKRVKAKLAAPVTKDSFTPAVLSKTAYRVTKDLLSHEPDTLLIERQRFRSGGAAAIQEWTVRVNMLESMLWASLETLRQEGKMTDAFPTVLAVSPARVAQFWSSAASMSLKPPTLFDEDNGNVQTMITHAMSDRRKIDKKDKVDIVRSWVAGTSDLDLRFEGEAIKIAEAFRLDPRQSKDAVAMAGGKLDDLADCLLQAVTWLIWEENRAVLNKLWQKTVDEIKPSDLSEHNAQTAVHPFSPEWIATRIAFPGMTEKQTADYLK; encoded by the coding sequence ATGGCCATCCTTCGACAGCCGTCCCTAAAGGGTTGGCAGCTCAGATACTGGGCATATCTCACTGGCTTACCGACGACTGGAACCAAAGCTGAGCTCCAATCGTCACTCACGGCCACCGTTCCACAGCAAAGACAGGGGAACACTCCTCGACGGCTTGTCAGCCTGGACATGGGCATTCGGAATCTGGCATACTGCGTTATTGAGCCTCGTATGCCCAAAGAGAAGCCAAATCAGATCTCGCTGGTTGTGCACTCCTGGAAACGCATGGATCTGCTCGAGACGGCTGCAGACAACTTCACTGAGGACATTGCCGTGGAAACTTCTCAAGAACGATCAATTAAGCGTGTGAAAGCCAAGCTAGCTGCGCCAGTGACCAAAGACTCTTTCACCCCCGCAGTGCTGTCAAAAACAGCGTACAGGGTCACGAAAGATCTGCTTAGCCACGAACCGGACACCCTTTTGATTGAGCGTCAAAGATTTCGTTCCGGCGGCGCTGCTGCCATCCAAGAGTGGACTGTTCGTGTGAACATGCTCGAAAGCATGCTCTGGGCGTCCCTCGAAACGTTACGACAGGAAGGCAAGATGACCGATGCGTTTCCAACCGTCCTCGCAGTTAGTCCAGCGAGAGTGGCGCAATTCTGGTCATCCGCAGCATCGATGTCTTTGAAGCCGCCGACTCTATTTGACGAGGACAATGGCAATGTGCAAACCATGATCACGCACGCCATGTCTGATCGCAGGAAGATTGACAAGAAAGACAAGGTTGATATCGTCCGCTCTTGGGTAGCAGGGACATCGGACCTCGATCTGCGATTCGAAGGAGAAGCGATCAAGATTGCAGAGGCTTTCAGGTTGGACCCACGTCAGAGTAAAGACGCTGTCGCGATGGCAGGAGGCAAGCTGGACGACCTGGCCGACTGTTTACTGCAAGCTGTTACTTGGCTTATATGGGAAGAGAATCGTGCCGTTCTTAACAAGTTGTGGCAGAAGACCGTCGACGAGATCAAACCCAGCGATCTGTCAGAGCACAATGCCCAGACTGCTGTCCATCCTTTCAGCCCCGAGTGGATTGCAACTCGCATCGCGTTCCCAGGCATGACAGAGAAGCAGACAGCGGACTACTTGAAGTGA
- a CDS encoding putative beta-glucosidase I, producing MKYQDFDAEETLAKLTITEKTSLVSGTDFWHLAGIPRLGIPAIRTSDGPNGVRGTKFFNGVAAACLPCGTALGATWDKDLVQRGGELIGKECIAKGASISLGPTVNMQRSPLGGRGFESYSEDPVLAGHCAAAAVRGIQSTGVAATLKHFVCNDLEDKRMSSNSIVTERALREVYLLPFQIAQRDAKPWAYMTAYNLLNGLHCSENPKLLQDILRKEWGFDGMVMSDWFGTYSTTEALKAGLDLEMPGPPNLRGQQISLAMSCGKVLRHHLDARVREVLKLIKKLLPLQVEENAEETTIDSPETAALLRSIAAQSLILLKNEDSVLPYKKDKTTAVIGPNADFAAFSGGGSAALLPYYAVTPLDGVKSKTQNIQHELGAPGWKRLPLLSRVAKTNTGKSGLIMKFYLEPPIKSNRTAIDELHIRDTSIFLFDYKNPQLRTHLFYADVDCTFTPDETAEYEFSCSVAGTAKIFVDGKLVVDNMTKQRPGDSFFGIGTEEEIGSIQLEAGKDYAVHVEFGSLPTLTYKKEGVTAFGAGGVRLGCHRKVDTKVEIERAVALAKKVDQVVLCAGLNSDWESEGYDRDHMDLPPGSDELIEAVIAANPNTTVVVQSGTPVTMPWASKAKAIVQAWYGGNETGNAIADVVFGDVNPSGKLSLSFPKRNEDNPAFLNYKSDDNRVIYGEDVYIGYRFYEKTGREVLFPFGHGLSYTTFDTKNLAINATDDSDEITVTVDVSNTGKIPGSEVVQVYIAPQSPSINRPKKELKGFGKVFVEAGKTEKVEVKLLRKYATSFYHEGKDAWLSEKGKYTVLVGNSSANTSLSGELEVVKELVWKGL from the exons ATGAAGTACCAAGACTTCGATGCGGAGGAGACATTGGCCAAATTAACCATTACTGAGAAGACTTCGCTGGTCTCAGGTACTGACTTTTGGCATTTGGCTGGGATCCCACGACTGGGCATACCCGCCATCCGAACCTCAGATGGGCCTAATGGTGTCAGAGGGACCAAGTTCTTCAATGGTGTTGCTGCAGCTTGTTTGCCTTGCG GCACTGCACTCGGAGCGACATGGGACAAAGATCTTGTGCAGAGGGGTGGCGAGCTCATTGGCAAAGAATGTATAGCCAAAGGAGCGTCAATATCGCTAGGCCCGACTGTGAACATGCAGCGATCGCCGCTTGGCGGCAGAGGATTCGAATCCTACTCAGAGGACCCAGTGCTCGCTGGTCACTGCGCAGCGGCGGCCGTCAGAGGCATACAGTCAACGGGTGTTGCAGCTACCTTGAAGCACTTTGTCTGCAACGATCTGGAAGACAAGCGAATGTCCAGCAACAGCATAGTCACAGAGCGGGCGCTGCGGGAAGTGTATCTTCTGCCGTTCCAGATTGCACAACGAGACGCCAAGCCGTGGGCATACATGACTGCATACAACTTACTTAATGGTCTACACTGTAGCGAGAACCCGAAGCTCCTCCAGGACATCTTACGCAAGGAGTGGGGCTTCGATGGAATGGTCATGTCTGACTGGTTTGGAACATACTCCACTACAGAAGCCTTGAAGGCTGGTCTGGATTTGGAAATGCCCGGACCACCAAACCTTAGAGGACAACAAATCAGTTTGGCAATGAGCTGTGGCAAAGTGTTGAGGCACCATCTCGATGCACGAGTTAGAGAAGTTCTGAAGCTGATCAAGAAGCTGCTGCCTCTGCAGGTTGAGGAGAATGCTGAGGAGACGACCATCGATTCGCCAGAGACTGCTGCCCTTCTGCGATCAATAGCGGCTCAGAGTTTGATCCTACTAAAGAATGAAGACTCAGTTCTACCATACAAAAAGGACAAGACGACAGCTGTGATTGGACCGAACGCAGATTTCGCTGCATTTTCCGGAGGAGGATCTGCAGCTCTTCTTCCCTATTACGCTGTGACGCCCCTTGACGGTGTCAAGAGCAAGACGCAGAATATCCAGCACGAACTTGGCGCACCTGGCTGGAAGCGTCTGCCACTACTCTCGCGTGTGGCAAAGACAAACACTGGCAAGTCGGGCTTGATCATGAAATTCTACCTGGAACCACCAATCAAGTCCAATCGCACTGCGATCGACGAGCTGCACATCCGCGACACAAGTATCTTCCTGTTCGACTACAAGAACCCACAGCTCAGAACACATCTCTTCTACGCCGACGTCGACTGCACCTTCACACCTGACGAGACGGCAGAGTACGAGTTCAGCTGCTCAGTCGCAGGTACCGCAAAGATCTTTGTCGACGGCAAGCTAGTTGTCGACAACATGACCAAGCAACGTCCTGGCGATTCGTTCTTCGGCATTGGTACCGAGGAAGAGATTGGCAGTATCCAGCTCGAAGCTGGCAAAGACTACGCCGTCCACGTCGAATTCGGCTCGCTGCCCACTCTCACCTACAAGAAAGAGGGTGTGACAGCCTTCGGCGCCGGCGGAGTTCGACTAGGTTGCCACCGCAAAGTCGACACGAAAGTCGAGATCGAGCGTGCCGTAGCACTAGCGAAGAAAGTTGATCAAGTCGTCCTCTGCGCCGGTCTCAACAGCGACTGGGAATCGGAAGGCTACGATCGCGACCACATGGACCTCCCACCTGGCTCGGACGAACTCATCGAAGCGGTCATCGCCGCGAATCCGAACACCACTGTCGTCGTGCAGTCGGGCACGCCCGTTACAATGCCCTGGGCAAGCAAAGCCAAAGCCATCGTGCAAGCTTGGTACGGCGGTAACGAGACTGGAAACGCTATCGCTGATGTCGTATTTGGCGATGTCAATCCTTCTGGAAAGTTGAGTCTGTCGTTTCCGAAGCGGAATGAAGACAATCCTGCTTTCCTCAACTACAAGAGCGATGACAACAGAGTCATCTACGGCGAGGATGTATACATAGGCTACCGCTTCTACGAGAAGACCGGACGAGAAGTTCTCTTCCCCTTCGGCCACGGGTTGAGCTACACCACCTTCGACACTAAGAACCTCGCCATCAACGCCACAGACGATTCGGACGAGATCACAGTGACCGTCGACGTCTCGAATACTGGCAAAATTCCGGGATCTGAGGTCGTGCAGGTCTACATTGCTCCACAATCTCCTAGCATCAACAGGCCGAAAAAGGAGTTGAAGGGTTTCGGGAAAGTGTTTGTGGAAGCGGGCAAGACGGAGAAGGTGGAAGTGAAGCTTTTGAGGAAGTATGCGACGAGTTTCTATCACGAGGGGAAGGATGCTTGGTTGAGTGAGAAGGGGAAGTATACAGTGCTCGTGGGCAATTCGAGTGCGAACACGTCGTTAAGTGGGGAGCTTGAGGTGGTGAAGGAGTTGGTCTGGAAAGGATTGTAG
- a CDS encoding Ferric/cupric reductase transmembrane component B → MAVHSICKAHWLLLTLFITSVLCSKGTRGSGFVGYGITMYKPACATACRDVLSAYSLECEGDNQDHSHMRRMAGMGAEKVPPSPSCYAVNDPYLQSLAYCISQHCEDIPIYTIEQWWNRRVTGRVPGQPKPKETYQQSLAKIVVNPPTNVTESEEMLMEPSLVEDETWLANFHGDSVFEKNERMHVTLGLILLLTGAGIPIATSLLRFVPFPRTFVTRFNAIFIDPPAWGIKHRVPVANTLLVPTRGQALFIAYIWIINILACSLGYEVKTPDAWWATVPIEVATLVSYRTGVLSFVNLALLILYAGRNNILLYVTNWSHSTYLLLHRWIAVIATLQACLHSAILLKLYLDTHEHATESKLPYWIWGIVATLGLVVMLPLSALKIRQKAYEFFLVWHQVLAFFVLIGGLYHVVLRFNFQWGYETWLYIAFGFWGSDRLMRFLRIARNGVRYGRVTIIDEDYVRLDIPGVSTSGQAYLYFPTLTWRVWENHPFSIAGGLEAHQTSQPPRSALVSDEKMPAHEIKAIESDSASGSPARSRSLSTQNQQSCKGGLTFFIRTHPGLTSKLRDRKTLSLLVESSYGQSLVGAHDLSSYPNLICIAGGVGITAVLPFLSSQVGRNKLFWGVRTPSLANALRDTLGEPAFAGTEVSITHGERMNLKAILEREIREEGRDGDGTAVVVSGPPSMADDVRVIVSRLARENKKAVVAFVEESYSW, encoded by the exons ATGGCTGTCCATTCGATATGCAAGGCACACTGGCTCCTGCTCACGCTGTTCATTACCTCAGTCCTTTGCTCGAAGGGAACACGAG GCTCTGGCTTTGTTGGATATG GCATCACGATGTACAAACCGGCGTGCGCGACAGCATGTCGCGATGTCTTATCGGCGTACTCACTCGAATGCGAAGGCGACAACCAGGACCACTCCCACATGAGACGCATGGCCGGGATGGGCGCAGAGAAGGTCCCGCCATCGCCATCATGCTACGCGGTCAACGACCCGTACCTCCAATCGTTGGCGTACTGCATCTCGCAGCATTGTGAAGATATACCCATCTACACGATTGAGCAGTGGTGGAATCGTCGAGTCACGGGAAGAGTACCTGGCCAGCCAAAGCCGAAGGAAACTTACCAGCAGTCACTGGCCAAGATTGTCGTCAACCCGCCAACGAATGTGACCGAGTCGGAGGAGATGCTCATGGAGCCGAGCCTTGTAGAGGACGAGACTTGGCTCGCCAATTTCCACGGAGACTCGGTCTTCGAAAAGAATGAACGTATGCATGTGACCTTAGG CCTCATACTACTGCTCACTGGGGCTGGGATCCCCATCGCAACGTCACTATTGAGATTTGTTCCATTTCCAAGAACCTTCGTCACTCGCTTCAATGCCATCTTCATTGACCCACCGGCCTGGGGCATCAAGCACCGCGTACCAGTTGCGAACACTTTGCTTGTACCCACACGAGGCCAAGCACTGTTCATCGCGTATATCTGGATCATCAACATCCTCGCCTGCTCACTCGGGTACGAAGTCAAGACTCCCGATGCCTGGTGGGCTACGGTACCCATCGAAGTTGCGACTCTAGTCTCCTACCGCACTGGTGTCCTAAGCTTCGTCAATCTGGCTCTGTTGATCTTGTACGCCGGTCGAAACAATATACTGCTGTACGTCACCAACTGGTCGCACTCTACCTACTTGTTGCTTCATCGCTGGATCGCCGTCATTGCCACTTTACAGGCATGCCTTCACTCTGCCATCCTCCTCAAGCTCTACCTCGACACGCACGAACATGCCACTGAATCAAAGCTGCCGTACTGGATCTGGGGCATCGTCGCAACGCTTGGTCTGGTCGTCATGCTTCCGCTCTCCGCCTTGAAGATACGACAAAAGGCATACGAGTTCTTCTTGGTGTGGCATCAGGTCTTGGCGTTTTTCGTTCTCATTGGTGGTCTCTATCATGTCGTGCTGCGCTTCAACTTCCAATGGGGCTATGAGACATGGCTCTACATCGCCTTTGGTTTCTGGGGTTCCGATCGCCTCATGCGGTTCCTACGAATTGCAAGGAATGGAGTCAGATATGGTCGCGTCACCATTATTGATGAAGACTACGTACGACTTGACATTCCTGGCGTCTCAACAAGCGGACAAGCTTACCTATACTTTCCAACGCTGACATGGAGAGTGTGGGAGAATCATCCCTTCTCTATCGCCGGAGGTCTTGAGGCGCATCAGACTTCACAGCCACCACGATCTGCCTTGGTCAGCGATGAGAAGATGCCTGCGCACGAGATTAAAGCGATTGAGTCTGATTCTGCCTCGGGCTCTCCAGCTCGATCGCGCAGCTTGTCCACACAGAACCAGCAGTCCTGCAAAGGCGGCCTGACATTCTTTATTCGGACCCATCCTGGACTCACGTCGAAGCTACGCGACCGCAAGACTCTCTCGCTCCTTGTCGAATCTTCTTACGGTCAGAGTTTGGTGGGCGCCCACGACTTGTCATCATACCCGAACCTCATCTGCATTGCTGGCGGCGTTGGCATCACTGCCGTGCTACCTTTCCTCTCGAGCCAGGTTGGACGTAACAAGCTGTTCTGGGGCGTGCGGACACCGAGCCTCGCGAATGCTCTTCGTGATACTCTCGGAGAGCCTGCCTTTGCCGGTACAGAGGTCAGCATAACGCATGGCGAGCGCATGAATCTGAAGGCGATACTCGAGCGAGAGATTCGTGAGGAGGGTCGCGATGGCGATGGTACTGCTGTTGTTGTCAGCGGGCCGCCGAGTATGGCTGATGATGTGCGAGTCATCGTCTCGAGGCTGGCTAGGGAGAACAAGAAGGCTGTAGTGGCGTTCGTGGAGGAAAGCTACAGCTGGTAG
- a CDS encoding Interferon-induced GTP-binding protein Mx1 encodes MGSFAPTQIRFAQPSPFSKPLFPAATTTLSTPTMAANKKEEVNGLAEPAMLEKIDKLFACGVGELVDLPQIVVVGDQSSGKSSVLEGLVNKPLPRDSGLCTRFATQIVFRREASEGIVVSIIPDQHASPEHTARVRAYKKDVESLDSAVFTEIMKEVHTEMGLSKTGEDGKRTPTFSNDILRLEVSGPDQEHLSVVDVPGIFKSTTEGLTTKADIELVRNMVHGYMINPRSVMLAVIPAHVDVATQEILELALEADPAGDRTLGVLTKPDLVDKGAESHVVNLMDGRSRSMKLGWHMIVNPGQKELSDTELDRTSLEDSFFRSTSPWNLIDKDKVGINSLRLRLKEILSGQVKKVFPKVKQEIKTQLNAQQKKLKNLGPERGELFEQNSFLTELATNFQRLVTLALTANYAADTVFNSNETLRIAPAVRFRQDTFADEMAKFGQTYSFLRKDGEDAVPPPPDEETEFNVRKEADIDELADVLHKQISLLRREAGDIKPWLHEKFLQNRGFEIGTFNPSIIATTMRKQSEKWEDISLGYVSDIIVMVQMFIESALASLCSDRDVRVALLNKMSDKLNTRYGMAMTNTKFLLQVERSNTPATQNHCFNNNLQKSRQGKVMASMRKNAFPLSRFNQNSVFGSPDSMTQEVVPVSQAVAAHDMSNDDFIVQDIHDILKSYYKVARKTFVDSVCKQAVNHHLLHGEESPLMLFSPIYVSRLKKEELREIAGEAPGLQRMRAQLKKEIESLKDAMKILNKV; translated from the exons ATGGGATCTTTCGCACCGACGCAAATTCGCTTCGCCCAGCCATCCCCCTTTTCCAAGCCACTCTTCCCGGCTGCCACCACAACTTTGTCGACACCAACAATGGCGGCAAACAAGAAGGAAGAGGTCAACGGCCTGGCCGAGCCCGCTATGCTCGAGAAGATTGACAAGCTGTTCGCCTGTGGTGTTGGCGAATTGGTTGATCTGCCGCAGATCGTCGTCGTGGGCGACCAGTCTTCCGGCAAGAGCAGCGTGCTGGAAGGTCTCGTCAACAAGCCTCTACCACGCGACAGCGGACTATGCACCCGCTTCGCCACTCAGATTGTCTTCCGTAGGGAGGCATCTGAGGGTATCGTCGTCTCGATCATCCCCGACCAACACGCTTCACCCGAGCATACTGCGCGAGTCCGGGCGTACAAGAAGGACGTGGAGTCACTCGACTCCGCTGTCTTTACAGAGATCATGAAGGAG GTACATACCGAGATGGGTCTCTCCAAGACCGGTGAAGACGGCAAGCGCACACCCACCTTCTCGAACGACATTTTGCGACTCGAGGTCTCTGGACCTGATCAAGAGCATCTGAGTGTCGTTGATGTGCCAGGGATCTTCAAGAGCACTACCGAAGGTCTCACCACCAAAGCTGACATTGAGTTGGTGCGCAATATGGTCCATGGCTACATGATCAACCCCCGGTCAGTCATGCTTGCTGTCATTCCTGCCCACGTCGATGTGGCCACACAAGAGATCCTCGAACTGGCACTAGAAGCTGACCCTGCTGGGGATCGCACGCTCGGTGTACTTACAAAGCCTGACCTAGTTGACAAAGGCGCCGAGTCACATGTCGTAAACCTGATGGACGGCCGCAGTCGATCCATGAAGCTTGGCTGGCACATGATCGTTAACCCTGGCCAGAAGGAGCTCTCGGACACTGAGTTGGACCGCACAAGCTTGGAGGACAGCTTCTTTCGTTCGACTTCGCCATGGAACCTCATCGACAAGGACAAGGTCGGGATCAACTCGCTACGTCTGCGACTCAAGGAGATCCTATCTGGACAGGTGAAGAAGGTGTTCCCGAAG GTCAAGCAAGAGATTAAGACCCAATTGAATGCACAGCAGAAGAAGCTCAAAAACCTCGGGCCTGAGCGAGGCGAGCTCTTTGAGCAAAACTCGTTCCTCACCGAACTAGCTACCAACTTCCAGCGCTTAGTGACTCTTGCTCTCACCGCCAACTATGCCGCTGATACTGTGTTCAACTCGAACGAGACGCTGCGCATCGCCCCTGCTGTTAGGTTCAGACAAGACACGTTTGCGGACGAAATGGCGAAGTTCGGTCAAACATATTCGTTTCTGCGTAAGGATGGCGAGGATGCGGTCCCTCCACCGCCCGATGAGGAGACCGAATTTAACGTGCGGAAGGAAGCAGACATCGATGAGCTGGCCGACGTCCTTCACAAGCAGATCAGCTTGTTACGTCGAGAAGCCGGCGACATCAAACCGTGGCTGCACGAGAAGTTTCTGCAGAACAGAGGTTTCGAGATCG GCACCTTCAACCCTTCAATCATTGCCACGACCATGCGTAAGCAGTCGGAGAAGTGGGAAGACATCAGCTTGGGCTACGTGAGCGACATCATC GTGATGGTCCAAATGTTCATTGAGTCTGCCCTGGCTTCTCTATGCTCCGATCGAGACGTCCGCGTAGCGCTTCTCAACAAAATGTCGGACAAACTCAACACTCGCTATGGCATGGCCATGACAAACACCAAGTTCCTGCTCCAAGTCGAGAGGAGCAACACGCCGGCGACTCAAAATCACTG TTTCAACAACAACTTACAGAAGAG TCGCCAGGGCAAAGTCATGGCCAGCATGAGGAAGAACGCATTCCCTTTATCGCGATTCAACCAAAACAGTGTATTCGGTTCCCCGGACAGCATGACCCAAGAAGTTGTCCCAGTCAGCCAAGCCGTCGCCGCCCACGACATGAGCAATGACGACTTCATCGTCCAGGACATTCACGACATCCTGAAGTCGTACTACAAGGTTGCGCGCAAGACTTTTGTCGATTCCGTATGCAAGCAGGCTGTCAACCATCACCTTCTGCACGGAGAGGAGAGTCCATTGATGCTCTTCTCGCCGATTTACGTGAGTCGTCTCAAGAAGGAGGAGTTGAGGGAGATTGCTGGAGAGGCGCCGGGCTTGCAGAGAATGAGGGCGCAGTTGAAGAAGGAGATCGAAAGTCTGAAGGATGCGATGAAGATCTTGAACAAGGTCTAA